The following are from one region of the Polyangiaceae bacterium genome:
- the fdnG gene encoding formate dehydrogenase-N subunit alpha — protein MTMKWHERWPLLGQLLGRGDGTGVEAMSAKTRALRPKTRDAKVARSVCPYCAVGCGQLVYHSAGRLLAIEGDPESPINQGTLCPKGAASHQLLTHSERVTRVLHRAPHAKAWSTIPLDQALDRIADLVWEARKRTFRKDVGHTSAIAHLGGATLDNEENYLIKKLFTAGLGMVSVSNQARIUHSSTVPGLGTSFGRGGATTAPQDLVRSNCILIQGSSMAEAHPVAFRWVVAAKERGATVIHVDPRYSRTSALSDLWLPLRAGTDIVLLGALVRHVLENDLFFRDYVVAYTNASVILREEFRDTEDLDGLFSGWDPEQKKYDTSSWRYAGNDPARPERDPSLQHERCVLNVLRRHFSRYTPEMVERVCGVSPELFSQLADALTHASGPDKTAAICYAVGWTQHSKGVQVIRTAAILQLLLGNIGRPGGGILALRGHASIQGSTDIPTLYDLLPGYLPMPRAGQHESLGDYLAAVTSRGGLWHQGDAFTVSLLKALYGRRAQPENDFGFGFLPKITRDHSHFSFFLEMADGQVEGLFVMGQNPAVGAQHSRLERRALSKLRFLVVRDLVEIETASFWRDSPEVRRGELHTEDIATEVFLLPAAGHAEKSGTFTNTQRLLQFRDKAVEPPGDARSELWFVHQLALRLQAKAEASPDPEDEPLRALDWWYPVDEHGEPLPEAVLAEINGWRTDSGDSEGSVHADGHHGRQLRSFSELSADGATASGCWIYSGVLGPDGENRAHSRSARDAYGHGWGFAWPADRRILYNRASARPDGAPWSEEKKLVWWDAEAARWTGLDVPDFDAQKPPGYRPAKDAQGMAAHPGDAPFLMHADGLAHLFVPEGLADGPLPTHYEPLETPVENALYAQQQNPAVRRHPRSDNPIAAPMDPRYPIVLTTYRLTEHHTAGGMSRFLSHLAELQPELFVEMSPELAAQVGVENGDWVTVATPRAGVEAKALVTRRLRPLSLDGRVVHQVAMPFHWGTAGHVQGDVTNDLIPLSGEPNVSIHESKALCCAVFPGRRPPDAEMGPWLEKLARSARPKEPPA, from the coding sequence ATGACCATGAAATGGCACGAGCGCTGGCCACTCTTGGGGCAGCTCCTTGGGCGCGGCGACGGCACCGGCGTGGAGGCGATGAGCGCGAAGACCCGCGCCCTTCGCCCGAAGACACGCGATGCGAAGGTCGCTCGCTCCGTTTGCCCCTACTGCGCCGTGGGTTGCGGTCAGCTCGTCTATCACTCCGCGGGTCGCTTGCTCGCCATCGAAGGTGATCCCGAGAGTCCCATCAACCAGGGCACGCTTTGCCCCAAAGGCGCCGCCAGCCACCAGCTGCTGACGCACTCGGAGCGCGTGACGCGCGTGCTCCACCGTGCTCCCCACGCGAAGGCCTGGTCCACCATCCCGCTCGACCAAGCGTTGGATCGGATTGCAGATTTGGTTTGGGAGGCGCGGAAACGCACGTTCCGGAAGGACGTGGGACACACCTCGGCCATCGCGCACCTGGGCGGCGCCACCCTGGACAACGAAGAGAACTACCTGATCAAGAAGCTGTTCACCGCCGGTCTCGGCATGGTGAGCGTCTCGAACCAAGCTCGAATATGACACTCGAGCACGGTGCCCGGTCTGGGCACCTCTTTCGGGCGAGGTGGCGCCACCACCGCGCCGCAGGATCTGGTGCGCTCGAATTGCATCCTGATCCAGGGCTCGAGCATGGCCGAAGCGCACCCCGTCGCCTTCCGCTGGGTCGTCGCGGCCAAGGAAAGGGGCGCCACCGTGATCCACGTGGATCCGCGCTACTCGCGCACCAGCGCGCTTTCGGACCTGTGGCTGCCGCTGCGCGCCGGAACGGACATCGTGCTGCTGGGCGCACTGGTGCGGCACGTGCTCGAGAACGACCTGTTCTTCCGTGACTACGTGGTGGCGTACACCAACGCATCCGTGATCTTGCGCGAGGAGTTCCGAGACACGGAAGATTTGGACGGCCTGTTCTCCGGCTGGGATCCAGAGCAGAAGAAGTACGACACCTCGAGCTGGCGCTACGCGGGGAACGACCCTGCGCGACCCGAACGAGATCCGTCGCTCCAGCACGAACGCTGCGTCCTGAACGTGCTCCGCCGCCACTTCTCCCGCTACACGCCAGAGATGGTGGAACGCGTGTGCGGGGTCTCCCCGGAGCTGTTCTCGCAGTTGGCCGACGCCCTCACCCATGCCTCGGGGCCCGACAAGACGGCTGCCATCTGCTACGCGGTGGGCTGGACGCAGCACTCGAAGGGCGTGCAGGTCATCCGTACCGCCGCGATCCTCCAGCTCTTGCTGGGCAACATCGGGCGACCGGGTGGCGGGATCCTGGCGCTCCGAGGTCACGCCTCCATCCAGGGCTCCACGGACATCCCCACGCTGTACGACCTCTTGCCCGGCTACCTGCCGATGCCCCGCGCCGGCCAGCACGAGAGCCTCGGGGACTACCTCGCCGCCGTTACGAGCCGGGGTGGGCTCTGGCACCAGGGCGACGCCTTCACCGTGAGCCTTTTGAAGGCCCTGTACGGCCGCCGCGCGCAGCCGGAAAACGACTTTGGCTTCGGCTTTCTGCCCAAGATCACCCGAGACCATTCCCACTTCTCGTTCTTCCTGGAGATGGCGGACGGGCAAGTGGAGGGGCTGTTCGTGATGGGCCAGAACCCGGCAGTGGGCGCACAGCACTCGCGTCTCGAGCGCCGCGCCCTGTCCAAGCTGCGCTTCCTGGTGGTGCGCGACCTGGTCGAGATCGAAACCGCGAGCTTCTGGCGTGACTCCCCCGAGGTGCGCCGTGGCGAGCTCCACACCGAAGACATAGCCACGGAAGTCTTCCTGCTCCCGGCCGCAGGCCACGCGGAGAAGTCCGGTACCTTCACCAACACGCAGCGGCTGCTGCAGTTCCGGGACAAGGCGGTGGAGCCGCCGGGAGACGCGCGCAGCGAGCTGTGGTTCGTCCACCAACTCGCGCTGCGACTCCAGGCCAAGGCGGAGGCCTCGCCGGATCCCGAGGACGAGCCGCTCCGAGCCCTGGATTGGTGGTACCCGGTGGACGAGCACGGCGAGCCGCTGCCCGAAGCGGTGCTCGCGGAGATCAACGGCTGGCGCACGGACAGCGGCGACAGCGAAGGCAGCGTCCATGCCGACGGCCACCACGGTCGCCAGCTCCGGAGCTTCTCGGAGCTGTCTGCCGACGGCGCCACCGCGTCGGGCTGCTGGATCTACTCCGGGGTGCTGGGCCCCGACGGCGAGAATCGCGCGCACTCCCGCTCGGCGCGGGACGCCTACGGCCACGGCTGGGGCTTCGCGTGGCCGGCGGATCGCCGCATCCTCTACAACCGGGCCAGCGCTCGCCCGGACGGCGCGCCCTGGAGCGAAGAAAAGAAGCTGGTCTGGTGGGACGCGGAAGCGGCGCGCTGGACGGGCCTCGACGTGCCGGACTTCGACGCCCAGAAGCCGCCGGGCTATCGCCCGGCGAAGGACGCCCAAGGCATGGCGGCGCACCCGGGAGACGCTCCCTTCTTGATGCACGCGGACGGCCTCGCGCATCTGTTCGTACCCGAAGGTCTCGCGGACGGCCCACTGCCCACCCACTACGAGCCGCTGGAGACTCCCGTGGAGAACGCGCTCTACGCTCAGCAGCAGAACCCCGCAGTGCGGCGCCACCCGCGAAGCGACAATCCCATCGCGGCACCGATGGACCCCCGCTATCCGATCGTGCTCACCACCTACCGCCTGACCGAGCACCACACCGCGGGCGGTATGAGCCGATTCTTGAGCCACCTGGCAGAGCTCCAGCCGGAGCTGTTCGTCGAGATGTCTCCGGAGCTCGCCGCCCAGGTGGGCGTGGAGAACGGCGATTGGGTCACGGTGGCCACCCCCCGCGCCGGCGTGGAAGCCAAGGCGCTGGTCACGCGGCGGCTTCGGCCCCTGAGCCTCGACGGTCGCGTGGTACATCAGGTGGCAATGCCGTTCCACTGGGGCACCGCGGGCCACGTTCAGGGCGACGTGACCAACGACCTGATCCCACTTTCCGGCGAGCCCAACGTGAGCATCCACGAATCCAAGGCGCTGTGCTGCGCCGTGTTTCCGGGGCGGCGCCCGCCAGATGCGGAGATGGGCCCGTGGCTGGAAAAGCTCGCCCGAAGCGCTCGCCCGAAGGAGCCGCCAGCGTGA
- a CDS encoding crotonase/enoyl-CoA hydratase family protein: protein MKSVTLEITDRIATITLNRPERLNAIDQHMPRDIRAAVAQANDDDDVHVIVVTGAGRAFSAGYDLVDYAQTPGANAGVQEMPWDPMVDFKMMYDNTQCFASLWRSYKPTIAKVRGFAVAGGSDIALSCDLVVMAADAKIGYPPARVWGCPTTAMWVYRVGAERAKRMLLTGDLIDGREAKDMGLVIDAVPEAELDLRVSELAKRMAAVPRNQLMMHKLMINQAFDNMGFAGTQTLATLFDGVARHSPEGMWFKERAEAVGFKQAVAERDGGEPIAPGVSRRG, encoded by the coding sequence GTGAAGAGCGTCACGCTCGAGATTACGGATCGCATCGCGACCATCACCCTGAATCGTCCCGAGCGTCTGAACGCCATCGATCAGCACATGCCGCGGGACATCCGCGCGGCGGTTGCCCAGGCCAACGACGACGACGACGTGCACGTCATCGTGGTGACCGGTGCCGGGCGTGCGTTCTCCGCCGGCTACGACCTGGTGGACTACGCACAGACGCCGGGGGCCAACGCCGGCGTGCAAGAGATGCCCTGGGACCCGATGGTCGACTTCAAGATGATGTACGACAACACGCAGTGCTTCGCGTCCTTGTGGCGAAGCTACAAGCCGACCATCGCGAAGGTGCGCGGCTTCGCCGTCGCCGGCGGCAGCGACATTGCCCTGTCGTGTGATCTCGTGGTGATGGCCGCGGACGCGAAGATCGGATACCCGCCGGCGCGGGTGTGGGGCTGCCCCACCACCGCGATGTGGGTGTACCGCGTGGGAGCGGAGCGCGCGAAGCGCATGCTGCTCACCGGGGATCTGATCGACGGGCGGGAAGCCAAGGACATGGGCCTGGTGATCGACGCCGTGCCCGAGGCGGAGCTCGACCTGCGCGTGTCGGAGCTGGCGAAGCGCATGGCTGCGGTGCCGCGGAACCAGCTGATGATGCACAAATTGATGATCAATCAGGCCTTCGACAACATGGGCTTCGCGGGGACGCAGACGTTGGCGACGCTTTTCGACGGCGTCGCGCGGCACTCCCCGGAGGGCATGTGGTTCAAGGAGCGAGCAGAAGCCGTGGGCTTCAAGCAAGCCGTGGCAGAGCGCGACGGCGGTGAGCCCATCGCGCCCGGGGTGAGCCGACGTGGGTGA
- a CDS encoding 4Fe-4S dicluster domain-containing protein, whose protein sequence is MIGDGENSDNQRRHLHVEQHTTVGFFTDPTLCIGCKACEVACKEHNQLPDDGYVFSGHSYDNTGQLGASTWRHVKFLEMSARLGSQVAGTMTGNGEDPFGWLFLSDVCKHCENSGCLESCPTGAIVRTEVGSVLVQDDVCNGCGYCVVSCPFGVVERRTGPVAGSGGAHKCTFCYDRQLSGLTPACAKTCPTESISFGPLDELRTRAKERVQTLSERGFEDVRVYDAANTSVGGTHALFLTLGPPEQLGLPPHPDVPTVHLAKAWTAAIFTALGALLLSALAFMLTS, encoded by the coding sequence GTGATCGGTGACGGCGAAAACAGCGACAACCAGCGCCGTCACCTGCACGTCGAGCAGCACACGACCGTCGGCTTCTTCACCGATCCCACGCTGTGCATCGGCTGCAAGGCCTGCGAGGTCGCCTGCAAGGAGCACAACCAGCTGCCCGACGATGGCTACGTCTTCAGCGGGCACTCCTACGACAACACCGGGCAGCTCGGCGCCTCCACCTGGCGCCACGTGAAATTCCTGGAAATGTCCGCACGCCTCGGAAGCCAGGTGGCCGGCACGATGACCGGAAACGGCGAAGATCCCTTCGGCTGGCTGTTCTTGTCCGACGTGTGCAAGCACTGCGAAAACTCCGGCTGCCTGGAGTCCTGCCCCACCGGCGCCATCGTGCGCACGGAGGTGGGCAGCGTGTTGGTACAAGACGACGTGTGCAACGGCTGCGGCTACTGCGTGGTCAGCTGTCCGTTCGGCGTGGTGGAGCGCCGCACGGGGCCGGTAGCGGGCAGCGGTGGCGCCCACAAGTGCACGTTCTGTTACGACCGCCAGCTGAGCGGCCTGACACCCGCCTGCGCCAAGACCTGCCCGACGGAGTCGATCTCCTTCGGCCCTCTCGATGAGCTCAGGACGCGAGCAAAGGAACGCGTGCAGACGCTCTCGGAACGCGGCTTCGAAGACGTGCGCGTCTACGACGCCGCGAACACCAGCGTTGGCGGCACCCATGCGTTGTTCCTCACCCTGGGCCCGCCGGAGCAGCTCGGATTGCCTCCGCACCCAGACGTTCCCACGGTGCACCTGGCCAAGGCCTGGACCGCCGCCATCTTCACCGCCCTGGGCGCACTGTTGCTCTCCGCCCTCGCCTTCATGCTTACGTCATGA
- a CDS encoding protein-arginine deiminase: MRNVRVWWVSAIALVAVAGCGSDSSGGGGGSGGSGNLPTPVIDLRVDNNRNGVIDLDDATEDEGEDTWTATNGAIFLANVDDDSYRCPKGAETASLSDAELASCYDGADDIVNGESDLLDMARMVVKPWPEAPDDASAQITLQDPAANYVRVFKNNGGNWDAVGFPLVLTPAEIRAGVELAIEGKDILRDKDAWDGMAHFQLDMDAGRAPGGGDYQDGSDSVVLRIAPLLLSHHLQKPVQTYVTDAGQFSPGSTVFRQDLKAATEAAGVPDGMSEHAVGDQWTQDWMEIGWTSMPAPNGEQHTIDVFMRSVNVESGKKLRQAGREVYAAFHGQDTAGLTPSYDPNHDGSMDSLNSYGNTETIPPYEYNGESYPMGRVFRGSVASFHPDPLMQKMLDAQAVQPILNVDTSWLLVGHVDETISFVKMDNARGWGMAVNDAAMAKKMLEDLVSQGQGGVLMFEGQKWYTDTGTEPAQVTVQDVLNDTDVMGESAKAVVEVDGQMDVFKKEVGITDADVIPVPFLHWTAYGYSVAYQPGTVNGISLGDAHFGAPKTHGPIVNGKDPFAEQLETEFGKHGITIDWIEDWDLYHRLDGEVHCGSNTKRALPENAKWWESGR; this comes from the coding sequence ATGAGAAACGTAAGAGTGTGGTGGGTGAGCGCCATCGCGCTGGTCGCAGTCGCAGGGTGCGGAAGCGACAGTAGCGGTGGCGGTGGTGGATCCGGCGGTTCGGGCAATCTGCCCACGCCGGTGATCGATCTGCGCGTCGACAACAACCGCAACGGTGTGATCGACCTGGACGACGCCACGGAGGACGAAGGCGAAGACACCTGGACCGCGACCAACGGCGCCATCTTCCTGGCGAACGTGGACGACGACTCCTATCGCTGCCCCAAGGGCGCAGAGACGGCGAGCCTGTCGGACGCGGAGCTGGCCAGCTGTTACGACGGTGCAGACGACATCGTGAACGGCGAGAGCGACCTCTTGGACATGGCGCGCATGGTGGTGAAGCCCTGGCCCGAGGCTCCGGACGACGCCAGCGCTCAGATCACGTTGCAGGACCCCGCCGCCAACTACGTGCGGGTGTTCAAGAACAACGGCGGCAATTGGGACGCCGTCGGCTTCCCGCTGGTGCTCACGCCGGCGGAGATCCGCGCCGGCGTGGAGCTCGCCATCGAGGGCAAGGACATCCTGCGGGACAAGGACGCCTGGGATGGCATGGCCCACTTCCAGTTGGACATGGACGCCGGGCGCGCGCCGGGCGGTGGCGACTACCAAGACGGGTCGGACAGCGTGGTGCTGCGCATCGCGCCGCTGCTCCTCTCGCACCACCTGCAGAAGCCGGTGCAGACCTACGTCACGGACGCCGGCCAGTTCTCCCCCGGGTCCACGGTGTTTCGTCAGGATCTGAAGGCCGCCACGGAAGCCGCGGGAGTGCCCGACGGCATGAGCGAGCACGCGGTGGGCGACCAGTGGACCCAGGACTGGATGGAGATCGGTTGGACCAGCATGCCGGCGCCGAACGGCGAGCAGCACACGATCGACGTCTTCATGCGGTCGGTCAACGTGGAGAGCGGAAAGAAGCTGCGCCAAGCCGGCCGTGAGGTGTACGCGGCGTTCCACGGGCAGGACACGGCAGGCCTGACGCCGTCTTACGACCCGAACCACGACGGCAGCATGGACTCGCTGAACTCCTACGGGAACACCGAGACCATCCCGCCCTACGAGTACAACGGCGAGAGCTACCCGATGGGACGCGTGTTCCGCGGTTCCGTCGCCTCGTTCCACCCGGATCCGCTGATGCAGAAGATGCTCGACGCGCAAGCGGTGCAGCCGATCCTCAACGTGGACACCTCCTGGCTGCTCGTGGGCCACGTGGACGAGACCATCAGCTTCGTGAAGATGGACAACGCCCGCGGCTGGGGCATGGCGGTCAACGATGCCGCCATGGCCAAGAAGATGCTCGAAGATCTGGTGAGCCAAGGGCAGGGCGGCGTGCTCATGTTCGAGGGCCAGAAGTGGTACACGGACACCGGCACGGAGCCGGCCCAGGTCACCGTCCAAGACGTGCTCAACGACACCGACGTGATGGGCGAGAGCGCCAAGGCGGTGGTGGAAGTGGACGGCCAGATGGACGTCTTCAAGAAGGAAGTGGGCATCACGGACGCCGACGTCATCCCCGTGCCCTTCCTGCACTGGACCGCCTACGGCTACTCCGTGGCGTACCAGCCGGGCACCGTGAACGGCATCTCCTTGGGCGACGCCCACTTCGGGGCGCCCAAGACCCACGGCCCCATCGTGAACGGCAAGGACCCCTTCGCCGAGCAGCTGGAAACCGAGTTCGGCAAGCACGGCATCACGATCGACTGGATCGAGGACTGGGACCTCTACCACCGCTTGGACGGTGAGGTTCACTGCGGCAGCAATACCAAGCGTGCGTTGCCCGAGAACGCCAAGTGGTGGGAGAGCGGACGATGA
- a CDS encoding HEAT repeat domain-containing protein yields the protein MRAARVFFAIMALGLAVCAAEPAKAAGPSGVVLTVKQLDQKTQKDLTARIKKARADNPVVFQRVAKVASQVPELDKRRRGPFATITLSLKRLGPDALMPMLEMLAVKGPARGDMTSTAWTTLRVGLIEAVGIQRDGVAEPVLTKILETDSDYWVVRAAAEALGRIGTDSAAAKLVSLAEKPNQRRMAVLSAIGNARRPVVAQALSKIVASATDRRTTRLTIQALGDVGNTWAWKTPALSKTGEGGSVRSTAAKALIDTFVRLYGDKELRVELQKSILLVDDPATPGLIEAAKSGASPELAQALDALRQKFEKSPLHKY from the coding sequence ATGAGAGCGGCACGAGTCTTTTTCGCAATCATGGCCTTGGGCCTGGCCGTTTGTGCGGCCGAGCCGGCGAAGGCGGCCGGACCCTCCGGCGTGGTGCTCACCGTCAAGCAGCTGGATCAGAAGACCCAGAAGGATCTGACCGCTCGCATCAAGAAGGCGCGCGCCGATAACCCCGTGGTGTTCCAGCGCGTCGCAAAGGTGGCCAGTCAGGTGCCGGAGCTCGACAAGCGCCGTCGCGGTCCCTTCGCCACCATCACCCTCTCCCTCAAGCGTCTGGGGCCGGATGCCCTGATGCCCATGCTGGAGATGTTGGCGGTGAAGGGCCCCGCCCGCGGCGACATGACCTCCACGGCGTGGACCACGCTGCGGGTCGGGCTGATCGAGGCCGTCGGCATCCAACGCGATGGCGTGGCCGAACCGGTGCTCACCAAGATCCTGGAGACCGACTCGGACTACTGGGTCGTGCGCGCCGCCGCCGAGGCCCTCGGGCGCATCGGTACGGATTCCGCCGCGGCAAAGCTGGTGTCCCTCGCGGAGAAGCCGAACCAGCGACGGATGGCGGTGCTCTCCGCCATCGGCAACGCCCGTCGTCCGGTCGTTGCCCAGGCGCTCTCGAAGATCGTCGCGTCCGCAACGGATCGTCGAACCACGCGGCTCACCATCCAGGCGCTGGGGGACGTGGGCAACACCTGGGCCTGGAAGACCCCGGCGCTCTCGAAGACCGGTGAAGGCGGCTCGGTCCGCTCCACCGCCGCCAAGGCGCTGATCGACACCTTCGTGCGCCTGTACGGCGACAAGGAGCTGCGCGTCGAGCTCCAGAAGTCGATCCTGCTGGTGGACGACCCTGCCACCCCCGGCCTGATCGAGGCGGCCAAGAGCGGCGCCTCGCCCGAGCTGGCGCAGGCCCTCGATGCCCTGCGGCAGAAGTTCGAGAAGAGCCCGCTGCACAAGTACTGA
- a CDS encoding DUF1704 domain-containing protein, giving the protein MVWRSYKERVASLAQRVVDAQRPIRILNTLVWPPEVAERFFAQRCRELPEVTEAHYQAVALGFDPQDKTEEFAAIVREVERDLGKDDAIAGVLATTARQYARVAEMLAARGTRRFYELSRELYGSARDPLAGGKRSVREFAVEMYQLLTNLDDDDLGPIPRRDIPAERAVTLLNDRLSAYFGDGVVRVMLDDGIVADAAAGSDYVKLRQGALFSERDIAVLEVHEGWAHLATSLNGQRQPVARWLSKGPPRTAAAQEGLAALLEVLTLKSHPTRARRLNDRVLAVDKAEDGASFLEVFEWFRTEGYAEDVCFWNTQRVFRGGVLDGGAPFTKDIVYTRGIVENYEFLRRAIAAGRADLVRWLFVGKVHLDDVAVLAGRAHEGVVVAPTYVPEMFRDLRGLSIWLGVSTFWGRLGDGLGRARESADTTPPTPTPPVLMERRKRRN; this is encoded by the coding sequence ATGGTCTGGCGGTCCTACAAGGAACGGGTCGCGAGCCTTGCACAACGCGTCGTGGATGCGCAGCGGCCGATCCGAATACTCAACACGTTGGTGTGGCCCCCGGAGGTGGCGGAGCGCTTCTTCGCGCAGCGCTGTCGTGAGCTTCCGGAGGTCACCGAAGCGCACTACCAAGCGGTGGCCCTCGGCTTCGATCCCCAAGACAAGACGGAAGAGTTCGCGGCCATCGTGCGCGAGGTGGAGCGTGACTTGGGTAAGGACGACGCCATTGCCGGCGTGCTCGCCACCACCGCGCGACAGTACGCCCGGGTTGCCGAGATGCTCGCCGCCCGCGGCACGCGTCGCTTCTACGAGCTGAGCCGCGAGCTGTATGGATCCGCCCGGGATCCGCTGGCCGGCGGTAAGCGCAGCGTGCGCGAGTTCGCCGTCGAGATGTATCAGCTGCTCACCAACCTGGACGACGACGATCTGGGCCCCATCCCCCGCCGAGACATCCCGGCGGAGCGCGCCGTGACGTTGTTGAACGATCGCTTGAGCGCGTACTTCGGCGACGGCGTGGTGCGCGTGATGTTGGACGACGGCATCGTGGCGGACGCCGCCGCGGGCAGCGACTACGTGAAGCTCCGGCAAGGCGCGCTGTTCAGCGAGCGCGACATCGCCGTGCTCGAGGTCCACGAGGGCTGGGCGCATCTGGCCACCAGCCTGAACGGCCAGCGCCAACCGGTCGCACGCTGGCTTTCCAAGGGGCCGCCGCGCACGGCCGCCGCCCAAGAAGGCCTCGCGGCACTGCTCGAGGTGCTCACCTTGAAGAGCCACCCCACCCGGGCGCGTCGCTTGAACGACCGCGTACTGGCGGTGGACAAGGCGGAAGACGGCGCCAGCTTCCTCGAGGTGTTCGAGTGGTTCCGCACCGAGGGCTACGCGGAAGACGTGTGCTTCTGGAACACCCAGCGCGTGTTCCGCGGGGGTGTGCTCGACGGCGGCGCACCGTTCACGAAGGACATCGTGTACACCCGCGGCATCGTGGAAAATTACGAGTTCTTGCGGCGAGCGATCGCCGCCGGACGCGCGGATCTGGTGCGCTGGTTGTTCGTGGGCAAGGTGCACCTGGACGACGTGGCGGTGCTGGCGGGCAGAGCCCACGAAGGAGTGGTGGTGGCCCCCACGTACGTGCCCGAGATGTTCCGCGACCTCCGGGGCTTGTCCATCTGGCTGGGGGTCAGCACCTTCTGGGGCCGACTGGGCGACGGCCTCGGTCGGGCTCGGGAAAGCGCCGACACGACCCCACCCACACCCACCCCGCCGGTGCTCATGGAACGGCGAAAACGCCGCAATTGA
- the nrfD gene encoding polysulfide reductase NrfD has translation MSDFEARLSELRRTATAAPRPQQPSGYYGRPMVKPPVWTWEIPLYFFVGGVSGMSATLALGSLAGNAPLAFTRAALWLSVAGALISPVLLILDLGRPSRFLNMLRVFKWRSAMSVGAWTLVVHSTLCVSSLMVFELFRFAAVDVGLPKEGVAALLFALLLTSAVTGTVLATYTGVLLGATAIPVWYRHRSLLPVHFGAASLGSAAALLELLGHSLPALHTVGMVVALVETIVFALTEVSGHAVVDRPLRSGRTGLMIRSAGALTGPIALALRFANVRELAAIAFVTGALLARYAWMAAGRASALDPEATIAAQGASGNNCVARASRPK, from the coding sequence ATGAGCGACTTCGAGGCCCGCCTGTCCGAGCTTCGCCGGACCGCCACAGCCGCGCCGCGTCCGCAGCAGCCGTCCGGCTACTACGGACGCCCGATGGTGAAGCCGCCGGTGTGGACCTGGGAAATTCCGCTGTACTTCTTCGTGGGGGGCGTCAGCGGAATGAGCGCGACGCTGGCCCTCGGCAGCCTCGCCGGCAACGCGCCCCTGGCGTTCACCCGCGCCGCCTTGTGGCTTTCCGTGGCCGGCGCGCTGATTTCACCGGTGCTCTTGATCTTGGATCTGGGCCGCCCGTCGCGATTCCTCAACATGCTGCGCGTCTTCAAGTGGCGCTCGGCCATGAGCGTCGGCGCTTGGACGCTGGTCGTGCACTCCACGCTGTGCGTCAGCTCGCTGATGGTGTTCGAGCTGTTCCGCTTCGCCGCGGTGGACGTCGGGCTGCCCAAAGAAGGCGTGGCCGCCCTGCTCTTTGCCCTGCTGCTCACCAGCGCGGTGACCGGCACGGTGCTGGCCACCTACACGGGAGTGCTCTTGGGAGCGACGGCCATCCCTGTCTGGTACCGCCACCGCTCGCTCTTGCCGGTGCACTTCGGCGCGGCCAGCCTGGGCTCCGCCGCGGCACTGCTCGAGCTCCTCGGCCATTCCCTGCCGGCACTGCACACCGTGGGCATGGTCGTCGCATTGGTCGAAACCATCGTGTTCGCGCTCACCGAGGTGTCCGGCCACGCCGTGGTGGACCGCCCGCTCCGAAGCGGCCGCACGGGCCTCATGATCCGCAGCGCGGGGGCGCTCACCGGGCCCATCGCCCTCGCCCTCCGCTTCGCCAACGTCCGCGAGCTCGCAGCCATCGCGTTCGTCACCGGCGCCCTGCTCGCCCGCTACGCCTGGATGGCGGCTGGCCGCGCTTCCGCGCTGGATCCCGAAGCAACCATTGCGGCTCAGGGCGCGTCCGGAAACAACTGCGTGGCGAGGGCGTCGAGACCGAAGTGA